From a region of the Penaeus vannamei isolate JL-2024 chromosome 32, ASM4276789v1, whole genome shotgun sequence genome:
- the LOC138867768 gene encoding uncharacterized protein (The sequence of the model RefSeq protein was modified relative to this genomic sequence to represent the inferred CDS: added 18 bases not found in genome assembly): MIEFQGCYIKPSTTVKNLGVYIDRYMTFETHIDHIYRKVMGTLIYLNHIKNKIPTETRVIVIQTLALSISNYCLNIWGSTNKTQIQRTQKLQNFAARVALGNINKYDHITPHINTLKWLKVQQKYNYDTCILIHKIIQGIYPHWLLPIRTTGNTTGVQTRQNNCLYIKRSNTETGAGNMEI, translated from the coding sequence atgatagaattccagggctgctacatcaaacccagcacaacagtaaaaaatctaggagtttacatagacagatacatgacatttgagacacacattgaccacatctacaggaaagtaatgggcacgctgatatacttaaatcacatcaaaaataaaatacccacagaaacaagagttattgttatacaaacactagcacttagcataagcaattactgcctaaacatctggggctccacaaataaaacacaaatacaaaggacacagaaactacagaactttgcagcaagagtagcactaggaaatataaataaatatgaccacatcacaccacatatcaacacactaaaatggctaaaagtgcaacagaaatacaactatgacacatgcattctaatccataaaattatacagggaatttacccacattggctattacctatacggacaacaggtaacacaacgggtgtccaaacaaggcaaaacaactgcctatatatcaagagatcaaatacagaaaccggggca